A window from Apteryx mantelli isolate bAptMan1 chromosome 27, bAptMan1.hap1, whole genome shotgun sequence encodes these proteins:
- the PAQR7 gene encoding membrane progestin receptor alpha — MATVVTEKLSRLFINVRQVPQLLAPLSPPTVSSSEVPKVFWKPYIHAGYRPVHQTWRYYFSTLFQQHNEAINIWTHLVAALILLLRFQQLSQRVDFGQDPHAQPLLIIIVASITYLTFSSLAHLLQAKSEFWHYSFFFMDYVGVAIYQYGSALVHYYYAIEPSWHEKIKGFYMPAAVLLAWLSCAGCCYAKYQYHQSAHFLSRICQEMPSGLAYMLDISPVIHRIYTAQSSEHADPALLYHKCQVLFFLIGAFFFSHPYPEKWFPGKCHFFGQGHQIFHVFLVLCTLAQIEAVVLDYESRRQIYSKLQGDLAHNFSALCLFTVTCSVLTATYMARKVKSKLSFKEE; from the coding sequence ATGGCAACTGTTGTCACTGAAAAGCTTAGCCGCCTTTTCATTAACGTGCGCCAGGTCCCTCAGCTGCTGGCCCCGCTGTCCCCCCCTACCGTGAGCAGTTCAGAGGTGCCGAAGGTCTTCTGGAAGCCCTACATCCATGCCGGCTACCGGCCAGTTCACCAGACCTGGCGCTATTACTTCTCGACGCTCTTTCAGCAGCACAATGAGGCCATCAACATCTGGACCCATCTGGTGGCAGCACTGATTCTGCTGCTGCGGTTCCAGCAGCTTTCGCAGCGGGTGGATTTTGGGCAGGAccctcatgcccagcccctcctcatcaTCATTGTGGCATCCATCACGTACCTGACGTTCAGCAGCCTCGCTCATCTTCTGCAGGCCAAATCGGAGTTCTGGCACTACAGCTTCTTCTTCATGGACTACGTGGGAGTAGCCATTTATCAGTATGGCAGCGCCCTGGTGCACTACTACTACGCCATTGAGCCAAGCTGGCATGAGAAGATTAAGGGGTTTTACATGCCAGCAGCTGTCCTGTTAGCATGGCTGTCCTGTGCGGGTTGCTGTTATGCCAAATATCAGTACCACCAGTCTGCTCACTTTCTGAGCAGGATCTGCCAGGAGATGCCCTCTGGTCTGGCTTACATGCTGGACATTAGCCCTGTGATTCACCGAATCTACACTGCCCAGTCCTCCGAGCACGCTGACCCAGCCCTATTGTATCACAAATGCCAGGTACTGTTTTTCCTCAttggtgccttttttttctcaCACCCTTACCCAGAGAAGTGGTTCCCTGGGAAATGTCATTTTTTTGGGCAAGGCCAtcagatttttcatgtgttcCTGGTCCTCTGCACTCTGGCGCAGATTGAGGCAGTGGTGTTGGATTACGAGTCCAGGCGGCAAATCTATTCTAAACTTCAGGGTGACTTAGCTCATAACTTTTCTGCCCTGTGCCTTTTCACTGTCACCTGCTCCGTTCTCACAGCCACTTATATGGCCAGGAAGGTGAAGAGCAAGCTAAGTTTCAAAGAAGAGTAA
- the STMN1 gene encoding stathmin, with protein MATSDIQVKELEKRASGQAFELILSPRSKEAVPEFPLSPPKKKDLSLEEIQKKLEAAEERRKSHEAEVLKQLAEKREHEKEVLQKAIEENNNFSKMAEEKLTHKMEANKENREAQMAAKLERLREKDKHIEEVRKNKEGKDPGEAETD; from the exons ATGGCTACTTCTG ATATTCAAGTGAAGGAACTGGAAAAGCGTGCCTCCGGGCAGGCATTTGAGCTGATACTCAGTCCCCGCTCAAAAGAAGCAGTTCCagaatttcctctttctcccccaaAGAAGAAGGATCTCTCATTGGAAGAAATCCAGAAGAAGTTGGAAGCAGCAGAAGAGAGACGTAAG TCTCATGAAGCAGAAGTCTTGAAGCAGCTAGCTGAGAAACGGGAGCATGAAAAAGAAGTGCTTCAGAAAGCAATTGAAGAAAATAACAACTTCAGCAAAATGGCAGAAGAGAAGCTGACCCACAAAATGGAAGCTAACAAAGAAAACCGAGAGGCACAAATGGCTGCTAAACTGGAACGCTTGAGGGAGAAA GACAAGCATATTGAAGAGGTTCGAAAGAACAAAGAAGGCAAAGACCCTGGTGAGGCCGAAACCGACTGA